The Micromonospora violae DNA segment CCGCCGACCGCCTCTCGAGGGGAGCGGTACGGGGTGGTCTGGGCGTCCACCGCCTCGACGCCCCGGGCCGGCGGTGAGATCACTCAGGTCCACCGGGTCGGGGTTCGGATGTACCTCGACATCGGGCTCGGCGGCGAACCCGCCTCCGACTTCTCGATTGGCGAGGTGCTACCGGCCCGAAGCCCCGAGGGTGAACCGTCGATGACCGTCCAGGTCACCAACACCGGAGGCCGCGCCATCGACCTGACCGGCGCGGTCACCCTCGCCGATGGCCCAGCCGGCAGCCGGGCCGGCCCGTTTCCGGTCGGGCAGGGCGTCACCCTGGCACCGGGCGCGTCCGGGCAGGTCGTCGCCCGGTTCCCCGGCGCGCTGCCGAACGGCCCCTGGAAGGCTGAGGTGAACCTGGAGAGCGGCCTGGTGAAGCGGAGCATCACCGCGCAGATCACGTTCCCGGACGCCGGTCAGGTCGGGAAACGGGGCAGCATCGTCTCCCGGATCTTCTCCGGGTGGACCGTGGTGGCTGCCGTCGCGGGCCTGTTGCTGATCGTTGGCCTCGCCATGCTGGCGCGCCGTTCCCGCCGGTCCGGTCGGCCGCCCACCGCTCGTCCGAGGGAGCGCGTGCCGGCCGGTCGTTGACCCCGGCCGGCAGCCCGGCGGCCGGCCCGGGCCGGGCCCGTCAGCTCGGCCGCTGCTCACCGCGCCCGTCAGCTCGGCCACCGGCGGCGGGCTCGGCACCTCGGCCACCGGCGGCGGGCTCGTCAGCTCGGCCGCCGCCGGCGGGCGGCGAACCAGCCGACGAGCGTCAGGGCTACGCCCAGCGCGGCGAGCAGCAGCGCCGATCCGCCCGGTCCGGTGACCGGCAACTCACCGCCGTGACTGGGCGTGGGTTGGGGTGGTGTCGTCGACGTGGGGGTGGGTGGCGGCTGGGTCGGGGATGGGGTCGGCGAGGCCGGCAGGATCTCGAAGGTCACGCCGCCGCGCGCCGACGGCTCGGCCGGGGCGACGCTGAACCCGCGCGCCGAGGCGGAGGCGGGGCCCAGCATCGGCGGCACCGCCAACGCCAGGCTCGCGGTGGCGGCGAGCGCGCCGCCCACGAGGTAGCTGGCTGCTGTCCTGGCCATGCGACGACCCCCTCCACCGGAAACCTGAACCATGAAAAACATACCCTTTTCGGACAAAGGGAATGGATGGTTCAAGGTTCCCGCGGCAAGACGCCACCATCAGGTGGCGGCCAGGATCACCGCCTCGCCGGTGTAGTAGTAGCGCCGGTCGTCACTGACCGGATCCACCGGCTTGCGGAGCCGCTCGACCGCGACGAAACCGTCCTCGGCCGTCACCGCCCCGGGTGCCCAGCCGGTCCCGTCCGAGCCGACATTGAGCACGAAGCGGGACAACTGCCTGCCGGTCCCCGGCTCCAGCGTCACCAGATCGTTCGCCTCGGTCAGCAGGTGCACCCGGCCAGGCTGCCCGGCCAGCACCCGAGCCGCGCCCAGGCCCCCGGACCGCCACAGCTCGGTGCCGGTACGCGCCGACCGACCCACCACAACCCCGTCGAGCACGGCGACGGACTGCTCGCCGACCAGCACGGCGCCGGCCGGGTCCAGCGCCGGGGCGGCCACCGGTGGGCCGGCACCCAACAACCAACCCTGACCACCCTCGTCGCCCGGGCCGGCGGTCCGCAGCCCTCGGCAGTCCGACCGGCCGGTACGGCAGCCCAGCGGCGTCACCACCAACGCGTCCGGGCCGTTCGACGGTCGCCAACGCTCAGCCACCGTCCCCGTCGCCGCGTCCCGGAACTCGACCGTGGCCGGTCCGGCGCAGGTGTCCAGACCGATCAGCTGACCGGCGGCGGTGGTGCCGAGGTCACTACGGCACCGGCCGGGCAGTTCGACCCGCCACAGCTCCCGGCCGCCGCTCAGCTCGACCCCACGCGCCTGGGCCTCCCCGGTCACCACCAGCACGGTCCGCCCGTCGGGAAGGTCGGCGAGCTGGAGCCCGGGCGCATCCCAGACGGTCGCCGCCCCGGTACGCCGTACCGGCGTCACGCTCTCGGTCGGCTCCGGGCCGTCGGCTCGCCAGAGCACCCCACCGGTCCGGGCGTCGAGTGCGACAAGGCGCCCATCGGACCAGCGGCTGACCACCGTGCTGCCGCTGGCCACCACCCCGGTCAGCTCCGCCGGCCACCGCCGGTACGACCAGTACGGGCTGGTCCGGTACCGCCCGTCGACCGGCCGGTCGGCGTACAGCTGGCGGTGTGCGGCGTACACCCGCAGCCTCCCGTCGACGATCAACGGGGCCACCGGCAAGCGACCGATCACACCGGCAGCCGGTCGCGCCGGGGCCGGATAGTCGGCCCGCGCCACAGTGCTCACCTCGGCCGGCGCGAGGACCCGGTGGACGATGACCACGACGGCCGCCGTCGCGAGCAGCGCCGCGACCGCGATCACGAGCCGTCGCCGGCCTCTCGGGAACCTCATGCCGCACCTCCGCCCGGCACCCTACCCAGCGGAGGGGGCCGGGGCCCGAACAGGTCACGACGAGAGATGCCCGGCGGGCACTCAGGCGGCTTCGACGGAGCCGGTGGCACCTGCCGCGACGGCAAGATCGGCGAGATCGCGCCAGAGCGCCGCCTCGACCGCCCGCGCGGCCAGGCCGCCGAGCAGCAGCGCCACCACCCGACCGTACGGAGCGGTCGGCACCGCCTCCTGGGTGACAGTGATCGCCGTGCACCCGCGACGGCGACGGCGGACCGGGCGCAGGCTCCAGGTGAGCCGGTAGTCCGCGCCGGCACCGGAGGAACAGAGCACCAGTCGCTGGGGTGCGAGCGCCTCCACCACCAGGAACTCCTCGGTCAGCGTGCCGCCGCCCGGCTGGACACGCTCCTCACGCCAGGAGGTGCCCGGCCCGAACGAACCGGGAGTGAGCACCTCGACCGGGCCGGCGGCGGTCAGCCGGGCCGCCCGGCCGGGCAGGTCGGTGAGCAGACGCCAGACGTCGACAGCGTGCGCCTCGATGATCCCGGTAATCGCCACCGTCGACATGCCGCCCTCCCGTGTCCCCGACGGTACGCGGAGTGAGGGCCGGACGGGGCCCCCGGGACGGAATTTCCACCTCCCGGAGGCCACACTGTCCGATTGGGCGGTCGCTTCGGCACCGGTCGTCGTTGACCGGTGCCGAAGCGCCGGTCAGCGTTCGAAGCGACCGGCCCGAATCGCGCCGATGAACGCCGTCCACCCCGGCGGGCTGACCGCGAGTGTGGGACCGGTCTGGTCCTTGGAGTCGCGGACCCCGACCAGACCATGGACATCGACCAGGTTGTCCGCCACTTCCACGCAGAGCCCCTGATCGTTTGAGCGGCTGCTGGTACGCCAGACCGCGCCCGCGAGATCGTGCATCGTCGTTACCTCCGTGTGCGTCGGGATGCCCCACCGCTGTTGAGCCGGGCGGAACCCGGCTCGGATTGCGCGGTGTGGCAACGGAATCCGGACGATCAACGGGTCAACCAGGGCCGGCGGTCGCACAGCCGGTGCGATCACAGGTCCCGTGCACGAGACGGACGGCGGGTGCCCGCTCAGCGGGCCGGACGAACCGTGCCGGACACTTCACCGAGGGCGATGGTGGTGCCGTCCGGGCCGGGGGCGGTGGCCGTGATGGTCACCGTGTCACCGTCGTCGAGGAAGGTGCGGCTCTCGTCGCCGACCTTGACCGGTTCGGCCCCTCCCCAGGTCAGCTCCAGGAAGGATCCGACCTGCCCCCGGTCCGGGCCGGAGACGGTGCCGGAGGCGTACAGGTCACCGGTACGCAGGGACGCGCCGTTGACGGTGAGGTGCGCCAACTGCTGTGCGGGAGTCCAGTACATGGTGGCGAACGGGGGCTCGCTGACCCGCTCGCCGTTCCACTCGACCGCGAGGCGCAGGTCCAGGCCCAGGTGCGGCACGTCCCGCAGGTAGTCGACCACCGGCGGGTCCTGGTCGGGGGCGGGCACGAACGCGTCGGCGAGCGCGTCCAGCGGTGTCACCCAGGCCGAGACCGAGGTGGCGAACGACTTGCCGAGGAACGGGCCGAGCGGCTGGTACTCCCAGGCCTGGATGTCCCGGGCCGACCAGTCGTTGACCAGCACCACCCCGAAGACGTGCTCGGCGAAGTCCTGCACGGACACCCGGTCGCCCAACGCGCTGGGTACGCCCACCACGAAACCGACCTCGGCCTCGATGTCGAGGCGTACCGATGGGCCGGTGACCGGACCCTCGGCGGAGGCCCGCTGCCCGGTCGGCCGGGTCACCGGCGTGCCGGAGACGACCACCGTGCCGGCCCGGCCGTGGTAGCCGATCGGCAGGTGCTTCCAGTTGGGCAGCAGCGGCGGCTGGCCGGGGCGGAAGATCTGCCCGACGTTCGCCGCGTGGTGCTCGGAGGAGTAGAAGTCGACGTAGTCCGCCACCTCGAAGGGGAGCAGCAGCTCGACGTCGGCGAGGGGCACCAGCAGCGGTTCCACCGCGGCACGGTGCGCCGGGTCGGTCAGCAGCTCGGTGATCCGCTGCCGCACGGCCGTCCACTGCGGACGACCCAGCGCCATGAAGTCGTTGAGCACGGGCCGGCACAGCGTGCCGGCGGCCAAGACCAGATCGGCGGTCTCGGCTGCGGCGAGGTCGAAGA contains these protein-coding regions:
- a CDS encoding LPXTG cell wall anchor domain-containing protein → MARTAASYLVGGALAATASLALAVPPMLGPASASARGFSVAPAEPSARGGVTFEILPASPTPSPTQPPPTPTSTTPPQPTPSHGGELPVTGPGGSALLLAALGVALTLVGWFAARRRRPS
- a CDS encoding PQQ-binding-like beta-propeller repeat protein gives rise to the protein MRFPRGRRRLVIAVAALLATAAVVVIVHRVLAPAEVSTVARADYPAPARPAAGVIGRLPVAPLIVDGRLRVYAAHRQLYADRPVDGRYRTSPYWSYRRWPAELTGVVASGSTVVSRWSDGRLVALDARTGGVLWRADGPEPTESVTPVRRTGAATVWDAPGLQLADLPDGRTVLVVTGEAQARGVELSGGRELWRVELPGRCRSDLGTTAAGQLIGLDTCAGPATVEFRDAATGTVAERWRPSNGPDALVVTPLGCRTGRSDCRGLRTAGPGDEGGQGWLLGAGPPVAAPALDPAGAVLVGEQSVAVLDGVVVGRSARTGTELWRSGGLGAARVLAGQPGRVHLLTEANDLVTLEPGTGRQLSRFVLNVGSDGTGWAPGAVTAEDGFVAVERLRKPVDPVSDDRRYYYTGEAVILAAT
- a CDS encoding SRPBCC family protein; this translates as MSTVAITGIIEAHAVDVWRLLTDLPGRAARLTAAGPVEVLTPGSFGPGTSWREERVQPGGGTLTEEFLVVEALAPQRLVLCSSGAGADYRLTWSLRPVRRRRRGCTAITVTQEAVPTAPYGRVVALLLGGLAARAVEAALWRDLADLAVAAGATGSVEAA
- a CDS encoding DUF397 domain-containing protein, producing MHDLAGAVWRTSSRSNDQGLCVEVADNLVDVHGLVGVRDSKDQTGPTLAVSPPGWTAFIGAIRAGRFER
- the fahA gene encoding fumarylacetoacetase — translated: MTWVTGADGSPYGVTNLPYGVFRRDGGPARIGVRIGSWVFDLAAAETADLVLAAGTLCRPVLNDFMALGRPQWTAVRQRITELLTDPAHRAAVEPLLVPLADVELLLPFEVADYVDFYSSEHHAANVGQIFRPGQPPLLPNWKHLPIGYHGRAGTVVVSGTPVTRPTGQRASAEGPVTGPSVRLDIEAEVGFVVGVPSALGDRVSVQDFAEHVFGVVLVNDWSARDIQAWEYQPLGPFLGKSFATSVSAWVTPLDALADAFVPAPDQDPPVVDYLRDVPHLGLDLRLAVEWNGERVSEPPFATMYWTPAQQLAHLTVNGASLRTGDLYASGTVSGPDRGQVGSFLELTWGGAEPVKVGDESRTFLDDGDTVTITATAPGPDGTTIALGEVSGTVRPAR